The following coding sequences lie in one Euhalothece natronophila Z-M001 genomic window:
- a CDS encoding phosphoribulokinase — protein sequence MKPDVNRVVLIGVAGDSGCGKSTFLRRLKDLFGEEFMTVICLDDYHSLDRKGRKEAGVTALNPKANNFDLMYEQVKALKNGQTIEKPIYNHETGEIDPPETIKPNKVVVIEGLHPLYDERVRELIDFSVYLDISDEVKINWKIQRDMAERGHTYEDVLASINARKPDFTAYIEPQKEFADVVIQVLPTQLIEDKESKYLRVRLIQKEGVENFDSVYLFDEGSTIDWRPCGRKLTCAYPGIKLFYGPDSYYGHEVSVLEVDGRFDNLEEMIYIESHLSKTATKFYGEMTELLLKRPNAPGANDGTGLFQVLVGLKIRETYELLTKEEAKATARV from the coding sequence ATGAAGCCTGACGTAAATCGTGTTGTTTTAATCGGTGTTGCGGGAGATTCTGGGTGTGGCAAGTCCACTTTTCTCCGTCGCCTCAAAGATTTATTTGGTGAAGAATTTATGACAGTTATCTGTTTAGATGACTATCATAGCCTTGATCGCAAGGGAAGAAAAGAGGCAGGTGTAACGGCTCTTAACCCAAAAGCCAATAATTTTGATTTAATGTATGAGCAGGTTAAGGCCCTGAAAAATGGACAAACCATTGAGAAGCCAATTTATAATCACGAAACTGGGGAAATTGATCCCCCAGAAACAATTAAACCGAATAAAGTAGTAGTCATTGAAGGTTTACATCCTCTTTATGACGAACGAGTGCGAGAATTGATTGATTTCAGTGTTTATCTCGATATTAGTGATGAGGTAAAAATTAACTGGAAAATTCAGCGGGATATGGCTGAACGCGGTCATACTTATGAGGATGTGCTGGCTTCAATTAATGCTAGAAAGCCTGATTTCACCGCTTATATCGAGCCTCAAAAAGAATTTGCTGATGTGGTTATTCAAGTTCTACCGACACAACTGATTGAAGATAAAGAAAGTAAATATTTACGAGTACGTTTAATTCAGAAGGAAGGAGTAGAAAACTTTGATTCAGTTTACTTATTTGATGAAGGCTCAACCATTGACTGGCGACCCTGTGGTCGGAAGTTAACCTGTGCTTATCCTGGAATTAAGCTCTTTTATGGACCAGATAGTTATTATGGTCATGAAGTGTCTGTCCTTGAGGTGGATGGTCGTTTCGATAACTTAGAAGAAATGATTTACATTGAAAGTCATTTAAGTAAGACTGCCACTAAGTTTTATGGTGAAATGACAGAGTTATTGTTAAAACGTCCTAATGCACCAGGGGCAAATGATGGAACGGGCTTATTCCAAGTTTTAGTGGGCTTGAAAATCCGAGAAACTTACGAATTATTAACAAAAGAAGAAGCAAAAGCAACAGCAAGAGTTTAA
- a CDS encoding DUF4168 domain-containing protein: MLKSFPIISIILLLFLTFSPPALAQNPISIAQAPQAPKIEAATDISSQELEEFATAIQQLEAIQTESREQVGQIIEDEGLTAQQFRDILEAQRDPEIENEASEEELQQFENATEQLVQIQREAQVDMREAVEATGLKVERFQAIFAAVREQPELREQVQQIIQDQE; this comes from the coding sequence ATGTTAAAATCCTTCCCTATTATCAGTATTATCTTATTACTCTTCTTAACTTTCTCTCCCCCTGCACTAGCGCAAAATCCTATTTCTATTGCTCAAGCCCCCCAAGCTCCTAAAATTGAGGCGGCAACTGATATTAGCTCTCAAGAGTTAGAAGAATTTGCTACCGCTATCCAACAACTCGAAGCCATCCAAACGGAATCTAGAGAGCAAGTGGGTCAAATTATTGAAGACGAAGGATTAACCGCACAGCAATTCCGAGATATTTTAGAAGCCCAACGTGATCCAGAAATAGAAAATGAGGCTTCAGAAGAAGAATTACAGCAATTTGAAAATGCTACCGAGCAACTAGTTCAAATTCAGAGAGAAGCGCAAGTGGATATGAGAGAAGCAGTGGAAGCAACTGGTTTAAAGGTTGAACGTTTCCAAGCAATTTTTGCTGCGGTTAGAGAACAGCCAGAGTTACGAGAACAAGTGCAACAAATTATTCAAGATCAAGAATAG
- a CDS encoding 4-hydroxy-3-methylbut-2-enyl diphosphate reductase has product MDTKAFKRSLHQSDNYHRRGFGHEEEVTELLNSEYQSNLIQTIRDNNYCLTQGDVTIRLAEAFGFCWGVERAVAIAYETRQHFPKERIWITNEIIHNPSVNQKLREMEVGFIPVKEGEKDFSVVNSGDVVILPAFGASVNEMQLLNDLGCTIVDTTCPWVSKVWNSVEKHKKRDYTSIIHGKYHHEETVATSSFAEKYLVVLNLEEAQYVADYILHGGDKQEFLEKFDKASSPGFDPDVDLDKIGIANQTTMLKSETEEIGKLFEKTMLEKYGPTEFNNHFMSFNTICDATQERQDAMFDLVKENLDLLVVIGGFNSSNTTHLQEIGIDYGIPSYHIDGGNRILEGNRIEHKPLGKELEIQENWLPEGKITVGITSGASTPDQAVEEVIGKILEAKNVALVS; this is encoded by the coding sequence ATGGATACAAAAGCCTTTAAACGCTCCCTGCATCAATCAGATAACTATCATCGTCGCGGATTTGGTCATGAAGAAGAAGTGACTGAACTGCTTAATTCCGAATATCAAAGCAATTTAATCCAAACAATTCGGGATAATAATTATTGCTTAACCCAAGGAGATGTTACTATCCGTTTAGCAGAAGCCTTTGGATTTTGCTGGGGAGTAGAACGAGCAGTGGCAATTGCTTATGAAACACGCCAACACTTCCCCAAAGAACGTATTTGGATTACCAATGAAATCATCCATAACCCCTCCGTTAATCAAAAGTTACGAGAAATGGAAGTCGGGTTTATTCCTGTAAAAGAGGGAGAAAAAGACTTCTCAGTAGTTAACTCAGGGGATGTGGTAATTCTTCCAGCCTTCGGCGCAAGTGTTAACGAAATGCAACTATTAAACGACTTAGGCTGTACTATTGTTGATACGACTTGCCCATGGGTATCTAAAGTTTGGAACTCTGTGGAAAAGCATAAAAAACGCGATTATACCTCAATTATTCACGGCAAATATCATCACGAAGAAACTGTAGCCACTAGCTCTTTTGCTGAAAAATATTTAGTCGTTTTAAACTTAGAAGAAGCTCAGTATGTTGCTGACTACATTTTACACGGTGGAGATAAACAAGAGTTTTTAGAGAAGTTTGATAAAGCCTCTTCTCCCGGGTTTGATCCAGACGTTGATTTAGATAAAATTGGCATTGCTAATCAAACAACTATGCTAAAAAGCGAAACCGAAGAAATTGGCAAGTTGTTTGAAAAAACTATGCTTGAAAAGTATGGGCCAACGGAATTTAATAATCACTTTATGAGTTTTAACACCATCTGTGATGCCACTCAAGAGCGTCAAGATGCCATGTTTGATCTCGTCAAAGAAAACTTAGATCTCTTAGTGGTTATTGGTGGTTTTAACTCCTCTAATACCACTCATTTACAAGAAATTGGTATTGATTATGGCATTCCTTCTTATCATATTGATGGCGGAAATCGTATTTTAGAGGGAAATCGAATTGAACATAAACCACTAGGAAAAGAGTTAGAAATTCAAGAAAATTGGCTTCCTGAGGGAAAAATTACAGTTGGTATTACTTCGGGGGCTTCCACTCCTGATCAAGCAGTAGAAGAAGTCATTGGTAAAATTTTAGAAGCTAAAAATGTGGCTCTAGTTAGCTAA
- a CDS encoding TIGR04283 family arsenosugar biosynthesis glycosyltransferase has product MESIYLSVILPVLNEENAIAQTLLSLETPGVEVILVDGGSTDQTVEIAQKLGIKVIVSPESGRGVQMNIGANHASADTLLFLHADTHLPPNYPQLIQETLDQPQTVAGAFLLKINSKNKLLRIVEKGVNARSRFLQMPYGDQGIFLKKETFNQSGGFPLLPVMEDFQFIKCLKKQGKIRLASASVLTSARRWEKVGVIKTTLINQMIIIGYFFGISPSKLNKWYRQSGN; this is encoded by the coding sequence ATGGAATCAATTTATCTCTCTGTTATTCTTCCTGTTTTAAACGAAGAAAACGCGATCGCGCAGACACTTCTGTCTCTGGAAACTCCAGGGGTAGAAGTTATCTTAGTTGATGGGGGAAGTACCGATCAAACCGTTGAAATTGCCCAAAAATTGGGGATAAAAGTTATTGTTTCTCCAGAATCAGGACGGGGGGTGCAAATGAATATAGGGGCAAATCATGCTAGTGCCGATACTCTCTTATTTTTACACGCTGATACCCACTTACCGCCAAACTATCCCCAACTGATTCAGGAAACGTTAGATCAACCGCAAACTGTAGCTGGGGCATTTTTATTAAAGATCAATAGTAAAAATAAACTGCTAAGAATAGTGGAAAAAGGTGTGAATGCGCGATCGCGCTTTTTACAGATGCCCTATGGTGATCAAGGCATTTTCCTCAAAAAAGAAACTTTTAACCAGAGTGGTGGCTTTCCCCTTCTTCCCGTCATGGAAGACTTCCAATTCATTAAATGTCTAAAAAAACAAGGAAAAATTAGGTTAGCCTCAGCCTCGGTTTTAACGTCAGCGCGACGCTGGGAAAAAGTAGGGGTAATCAAAACCACATTGATTAATCAAATGATTATTATCGGTTATTTCTTTGGGATTTCCCCTAGTAAGTTAAACAAATGGTATCGCCAATCAGGGAATTGA
- a CDS encoding HAD family hydrolase, with translation MISINKISPETCQAVKVIATDFDGTLTINSLLTGNVLNCLLQLQQQGISVIIVTGRSAGWVNALRYYLPVVGAIAENGGLYDHNPETPPDFLVSLPPKHRQQLAAVFASLQLNFPNLKESTDNPFRFTDWTFDVAGLSQDELVQLEAQCEEKGYSFTYSSVQGHIKPQGQDKATGLQAVLKQYFSDVKPEEVITIGDSPNDQSLFNPQLFPVSVGVANIKPYQQQLTYTPRYVTAEEEGKGFCELGNQLISSWEKLQTKMS, from the coding sequence ATGATATCTATCAATAAAATCTCTCCAGAAACCTGTCAAGCAGTGAAAGTGATTGCAACGGATTTTGATGGCACCCTTACTATCAATAGCCTTTTAACGGGGAATGTCCTTAACTGCCTATTACAGTTACAACAGCAAGGAATTTCTGTCATTATTGTTACAGGTCGTTCCGCTGGCTGGGTGAATGCGTTGCGTTATTATTTACCCGTTGTCGGCGCGATCGCGGAAAATGGGGGATTATATGATCACAATCCTGAAACCCCTCCAGATTTTCTAGTTTCTCTTCCCCCTAAACATCGACAGCAATTAGCAGCAGTTTTTGCAAGCCTCCAACTGAATTTTCCAAACTTAAAAGAATCAACAGATAACCCCTTTCGTTTCACTGATTGGACATTTGATGTTGCAGGATTATCCCAGGATGAATTAGTGCAACTAGAAGCTCAATGTGAGGAAAAGGGGTATAGTTTTACTTACAGCAGTGTTCAAGGCCATATTAAACCGCAAGGACAAGACAAAGCCACAGGATTGCAAGCTGTCTTAAAGCAATATTTTTCGGATGTTAAGCCAGAAGAAGTGATTACTATTGGCGATAGCCCTAATGATCAATCTTTATTTAATCCGCAATTATTCCCTGTTTCTGTAGGCGTTGCTAATATTAAGCCCTATCAGCAACAGTTAACTTATACTCCCCGATATGTTACAGCAGAAGAGGAAGGGAAGGGATTTTGTGAATTAGGCAACCAATTGATCTCATCGTGGGAAAAACTACAAACAAAAATGAGTTAA
- a CDS encoding glycosyl transferase, which yields MNMSVIYVAITSHGFGHAVRAASVMAATQELCPDLVPIFVTKVPRWLLASYMSGKFLQRDRALDVGVIQSDSLQMDLEATRQALEKIRDNEEQIVEEEAAFIGENNVSLVIADIPALAGKIAKAAGVPCWSISNFGWDFIYRDWGEEFQELADWMSQGYQNSDRAFRLPMHEPMSTFPNLTDMGLTGGVPKWTAAEIREQFNLNAPQEKTILLSFGGLGLQKIPYHNLDHFPDWQFITFDQQAPDLPNLMKISDRNYRPLDFMPVSGRVLSKPGYSTFSEALRLHLPIVSLSRKQFAESSLLLEGIKNYGYHQIISPEEFFEGNWDFLKEAPQSPSHPNTVATDGTETIAREIYQQINNYS from the coding sequence ATGAATATGTCTGTTATTTATGTTGCGATTACCAGTCATGGTTTTGGTCATGCTGTACGGGCTGCCTCGGTAATGGCAGCAACTCAAGAGTTATGCCCTGATTTAGTCCCCATTTTTGTAACTAAAGTACCGCGTTGGTTACTGGCTTCTTATATGTCAGGAAAGTTTTTACAGCGCGATCGCGCTTTGGATGTGGGGGTGATTCAAAGTGATAGCTTACAAATGGATTTAGAGGCAACCCGCCAAGCATTAGAGAAAATTCGAGACAATGAAGAACAAATTGTGGAAGAGGAAGCGGCTTTTATTGGTGAAAACAATGTCAGCCTAGTGATTGCTGATATTCCAGCCTTAGCAGGAAAAATTGCCAAAGCAGCAGGGGTTCCCTGTTGGTCAATTAGTAATTTTGGCTGGGATTTTATTTATCGCGATTGGGGAGAAGAATTTCAAGAATTAGCAGACTGGATGTCTCAAGGCTATCAAAACAGCGATCGCGCTTTTCGTCTCCCAATGCATGAACCCATGAGTACCTTTCCCAACCTTACAGACATGGGATTAACAGGGGGGGTTCCGAAATGGACAGCAGCGGAAATTCGCGAACAATTTAATTTAAATGCCCCTCAAGAGAAAACAATTCTTCTCTCCTTTGGGGGGTTAGGCTTACAAAAAATCCCTTATCACAATCTAGACCATTTCCCAGACTGGCAATTTATTACCTTTGATCAACAAGCCCCTGATCTCCCTAATTTAATGAAAATCAGCGATCGCAATTACCGTCCCTTAGATTTTATGCCTGTATCAGGGCGAGTTTTGTCTAAACCTGGTTATAGCACTTTTTCAGAGGCGTTACGACTCCACCTTCCCATTGTTTCCCTGAGTCGAAAACAATTTGCTGAGTCTTCGCTGTTATTAGAAGGAATTAAAAATTACGGTTACCATCAGATTATTTCTCCTGAAGAATTTTTTGAGGGCAACTGGGATTTCCTCAAAGAAGCTCCGCAGTCGCCCTCTCACCCCAACACTGTAGCCACTGATGGCACAGAAACAATTGCCAGGGAAATCTATCAGCAGATTAATAACTATTCTTGA
- the rsmI gene encoding 16S rRNA (cytidine(1402)-2'-O)-methyltransferase, giving the protein MTGKLYLVGTPIGNLEDMTFRAVNTLKTVDLIAAEDTRHTGKLLQHYEITTSQISYHDHNRKHREAELIKNLKQGKNVALVTDAGMPAISDPGYDLVKACLEANISVIPIPGVTASITALAVSGLPTNRFIFEGFLPVKGKAREERLNVLKSETRTIILYESPHKLKQTLQNLGQYLGKDRLLMLGRELTKRYEEFLHLSLKEAISFYEKQEPKGEYTIVISGKEKDESLNLTSEELKTELRELLAQGVTRSQASRQLAKISSLSRQEIYQLSMELDEP; this is encoded by the coding sequence ATGACAGGAAAACTTTATTTAGTGGGAACGCCCATTGGTAATTTAGAAGATATGACCTTTCGGGCAGTTAATACGTTGAAAACGGTTGATTTAATTGCGGCTGAAGACACACGCCACACAGGAAAATTGCTACAACATTACGAGATTACGACTTCTCAAATTAGTTACCATGATCATAATCGGAAACATCGTGAAGCTGAATTAATTAAAAACTTAAAACAAGGAAAAAATGTTGCCCTTGTAACTGATGCAGGAATGCCTGCAATTTCTGATCCGGGTTATGATTTAGTGAAAGCCTGTTTGGAAGCGAATATTTCAGTTATTCCTATTCCAGGGGTAACGGCTTCTATTACCGCTTTAGCTGTTTCAGGATTACCCACTAATCGGTTTATTTTTGAGGGATTTTTACCTGTAAAAGGGAAAGCAAGGGAGGAACGATTAAATGTTCTTAAATCAGAAACGCGGACAATTATTCTTTATGAATCTCCCCATAAGTTAAAGCAAACTTTGCAAAATTTAGGACAATATTTGGGGAAAGATCGCTTGCTGATGTTAGGGAGAGAGTTAACGAAACGATATGAGGAGTTTTTACATTTATCCCTAAAAGAGGCAATTAGTTTTTATGAAAAGCAAGAACCAAAAGGAGAATATACAATTGTTATTTCAGGAAAAGAAAAGGATGAGAGTTTAAATCTTACTTCTGAAGAATTAAAAACGGAATTAAGGGAATTATTAGCACAAGGAGTAACGCGATCGCAGGCAAGTCGTCAATTAGCCAAAATTAGTTCTTTATCGCGACAAGAAATTTATCAATTATCTATGGAGTTAGATGAACCCTAA
- the dprA gene encoding DNA-processing protein DprA → MTSERAYWLAWSQISGVGAVRIQALRKHFRSLEKAWYANSQELKEVSGLGKQSVEQITEQRSRFSPEEILAEHQKKNPDFLTPADPDYPQLLLETPNPPAVLYYQGQLNAQEMQGKQPLISIVGTRSPSEYGRKWTKKITTALVKHGYTIVSGLAAGIDAEAHRSCLEAGGRTLAVLGTGLDITYPSENYQLYQQIKQQGAILTEYPKGTKPDRGNFPARNRIVAGLSRAVIVTEAPQKSGALITAKYANEFGRDVYVLPGSLDNKNAIGCLGLLNHGANVILSESHLLEMLGTMPQLDLFEEKKPPSPEIPPELQEIWSAIAPEPTPFDLIVQNVNQDANSISAGLLQLELLGLISQAPGMRYQRLT, encoded by the coding sequence ATGACCTCAGAACGGGCTTATTGGCTAGCATGGTCGCAAATTTCGGGAGTAGGTGCGGTGAGGATACAAGCCTTACGGAAGCATTTTCGGAGCTTAGAAAAAGCCTGGTATGCTAATTCACAGGAATTAAAAGAAGTATCAGGGTTAGGAAAGCAAAGTGTGGAACAAATTACTGAACAGCGATCGCGCTTTTCTCCTGAAGAAATATTAGCGGAACATCAAAAAAAGAATCCTGATTTTTTAACTCCTGCTGATCCTGATTATCCCCAGTTATTATTAGAAACACCAAATCCGCCTGCGGTTTTATATTATCAAGGGCAATTAAATGCCCAAGAAATGCAGGGAAAACAACCGTTAATTAGTATTGTCGGAACGCGATCGCCGAGTGAGTATGGTAGAAAATGGACCAAAAAAATTACCACTGCTTTAGTTAAACATGGCTATACGATTGTGTCGGGATTAGCTGCAGGAATTGACGCTGAAGCCCATCGCAGTTGCTTAGAAGCAGGAGGACGCACGCTTGCTGTTTTAGGAACGGGACTGGATATTACTTACCCCTCAGAAAATTATCAGTTATATCAACAAATTAAACAACAAGGGGCAATTTTAACCGAATATCCCAAAGGAACAAAACCCGATCGCGGCAATTTTCCCGCCAGAAATCGGATTGTTGCTGGCTTATCTCGGGCGGTGATTGTCACCGAAGCCCCACAAAAATCGGGAGCCTTAATTACTGCTAAATATGCCAATGAATTTGGACGCGATGTTTATGTCTTACCCGGCTCATTAGATAATAAAAACGCGATCGGGTGTTTAGGCTTATTAAATCATGGGGCAAATGTCATCCTCAGTGAAAGCCATCTTTTAGAAATGCTAGGAACCATGCCCCAATTAGACTTATTTGAAGAGAAAAAGCCACCTTCCCCAGAAATACCCCCAGAATTGCAAGAAATTTGGAGCGCGATCGCGCCAGAGCCGACTCCCTTCGATCTCATTGTCCAAAATGTCAATCAAGATGCTAACAGTATTTCCGCGGGACTCCTGCAACTAGAGCTTCTAGGCTTAATTTCCCAAGCTCCAGGAATGCGATATCAACGCCTAACCTAA
- a CDS encoding single-stranded DNA-binding protein yields MSLNIVHLVGRAGVDPEVKYFESGTVLCKFPIAVDRRSKKDDKPDWFELEMWGRTAEVASEYVRKGKQVGIQGKLKIDTWQDQNGNNRSRPVIRVDRLELLGSKGEAQGGTGGDYAPDEF; encoded by the coding sequence ATGAGTTTAAATATTGTTCATCTAGTCGGTCGGGCTGGAGTGGATCCAGAGGTTAAGTATTTTGAAAGTGGAACGGTTTTATGTAAATTTCCGATTGCTGTGGATCGGCGAAGTAAAAAAGATGATAAGCCGGATTGGTTTGAACTAGAAATGTGGGGACGTACCGCAGAAGTTGCTTCGGAATATGTTCGTAAAGGAAAACAAGTGGGGATTCAAGGCAAATTAAAAATTGACACTTGGCAAGATCAAAATGGCAATAACCGTTCTCGCCCGGTAATTCGTGTTGATCGTCTAGAGTTATTAGGCTCAAAAGGAGAAGCCCAAGGGGGAACAGGAGGGGATTATGCCCCAGATGAATTTTAA
- a CDS encoding rod shape-determining protein, producing MGIDLGTANTLVYVSGKGVVLEEPSVVATDQDTKEALAVGEDAKQMLGRTPGNVIALRPLRDGVIADFDTAELMLKHFIQRVHGGRTLVAPRIVIGIPSGVTGVERRAVMEAALQAGAREVRLIDEPVAAAIGAGLPVAEPTGNMIIDIGGGTSEVAVLSLQGTVLSESVRVAGDELSDAITQYMKKVHNLVIGERTAEEIKIRVSSAYPTEGDDDLYMEVRGLHLLSGLPRLVTIKAPEIRESMSEPLSVIVEAVKRTLERTPPELASDIIDRGIMLAGGGALLRGLDTLISHETGIVTHVAPDPLQCVVLGTGNAVENFEQLARVFTGSSS from the coding sequence ATGGGAATTGATTTAGGGACAGCTAACACCTTAGTTTATGTCTCAGGAAAAGGAGTTGTCTTAGAAGAGCCATCGGTGGTAGCAACCGATCAAGACACAAAAGAAGCCCTAGCAGTAGGAGAAGATGCTAAACAAATGCTAGGACGAACTCCCGGCAATGTCATTGCATTACGTCCCTTACGAGATGGCGTAATTGCTGATTTTGACACCGCAGAATTAATGCTAAAACATTTTATTCAGCGAGTTCATGGCGGAAGAACCTTAGTTGCGCCGCGAATTGTGATCGGTATTCCTTCTGGGGTGACAGGAGTTGAGCGACGTGCAGTTATGGAAGCCGCTTTACAAGCCGGAGCTAGAGAAGTTCGTCTCATTGATGAACCTGTTGCAGCCGCTATTGGTGCAGGTTTACCGGTTGCTGAGCCGACAGGGAACATGATTATTGATATTGGCGGCGGCACTAGTGAAGTAGCAGTATTAAGTTTACAAGGAACAGTTCTCAGTGAGTCTGTACGGGTTGCCGGCGATGAGTTAAGTGATGCCATTACCCAATATATGAAAAAGGTTCATAACCTTGTCATTGGGGAACGCACCGCAGAAGAGATTAAAATTCGAGTGAGTTCTGCTTATCCCACAGAAGGGGATGATGATCTTTATATGGAAGTACGAGGGTTGCATTTATTATCTGGCTTACCGCGACTTGTGACCATTAAAGCCCCAGAAATTCGGGAAAGTATGTCCGAACCCTTATCTGTAATTGTTGAAGCGGTCAAACGAACCTTAGAACGTACCCCACCTGAACTAGCTTCTGATATCATTGATCGAGGTATTATGCTTGCTGGCGGAGGTGCCCTTTTACGGGGATTAGATACTTTAATTAGCCATGAAACTGGCATTGTTACTCATGTTGCTCCTGATCCTTTGCAGTGTGTTGTTTTAGGTACAGGTAATGCTGTTGAAAACTTTGAGCAACTAGCAAGAGTTTTTACAGGTAGTTCTAGCTAA
- a CDS encoding methylenetetrahydrofolate reductase, whose product MSRFRQAVEAKEFLVTAEVTPPKGGNPERMLQVAQSLKGRVHAVNITDGSRAVLRMSSLAASVVLLRHEIEPVCQVACRDRNLIGIQGDLMGAHALGIRNILALTGDPVKSGDHPKAKAVFNLESVRLLKLIRKLNEGLDYNDKSLPDGELDLFAGAAVDPQSDSWSGLTRRFEQKVKAGAQFFQSQMLTDFDRLETFMNEVATPANKPVLAGIFLFKSAKNARFIQKYVPGVHIPEEIIERLEKAEQPLQEGIKIAAEQVQKARELCHGVHMMAVKKEEVIPEILDLAGVKPIDGVKLPETARLR is encoded by the coding sequence ATGAGTCGTTTTCGTCAAGCTGTCGAAGCGAAAGAGTTTTTAGTAACCGCTGAGGTAACTCCCCCTAAAGGAGGAAATCCTGAGCGGATGCTACAGGTTGCACAATCTTTAAAAGGGCGTGTTCATGCCGTCAATATTACTGATGGCAGTCGCGCTGTTTTAAGGATGTCGTCTTTAGCGGCTTCGGTGGTACTGTTACGTCATGAAATTGAACCGGTATGTCAGGTGGCGTGTCGCGATCGCAATTTAATTGGCATTCAAGGAGATTTAATGGGCGCTCATGCCCTTGGTATCCGTAATATCTTGGCTTTAACTGGTGATCCCGTGAAGTCTGGCGATCATCCAAAAGCAAAAGCCGTGTTTAACTTAGAATCAGTGCGCTTGTTGAAGTTGATTAGAAAGCTCAATGAAGGCTTAGACTATAATGATAAGTCTCTCCCTGATGGAGAATTAGATTTATTTGCCGGGGCAGCAGTAGATCCACAGTCCGATAGTTGGTCTGGGTTAACAAGACGCTTTGAACAGAAAGTAAAAGCTGGGGCGCAGTTTTTCCAAAGCCAGATGCTAACAGATTTTGATCGCCTAGAAACCTTTATGAATGAGGTGGCTACGCCGGCGAATAAGCCAGTTTTAGCAGGAATTTTCTTGTTTAAGTCGGCGAAAAATGCTCGCTTTATCCAGAAATATGTGCCGGGAGTTCATATTCCTGAAGAGATTATTGAACGCTTAGAAAAAGCAGAACAGCCACTACAAGAAGGAATTAAAATTGCCGCTGAACAGGTGCAAAAGGCGCGTGAACTGTGCCATGGTGTTCACATGATGGCAGTGAAAAAAGAAGAAGTGATCCCAGAAATTCTTGATCTGGCAGGGGTTAAACCGATCGATGGGGTGAAACTTCCTGAAACGGCTCGACTTCGCTAA
- a CDS encoding bile acid:sodium symporter family protein: MESNLLTDVFLPLALFIIMLGMGLTLTRQDFARVLLAPKATLIGLAAQLVMLPIIGFLIAWGFPVSPEIAVGVVLLTACPGGPTSNLITFLAKGDVALSITLTAITSIATVFTIPLIVNLGMQAFLSEDTSFQLPFLSTVGQIIVITIIPVSIGMMIQHYAPQFANRCDKPLRWISTAFLALIITGVVLGERENFFSFLFQVGGVTLAVNIITMGLGFFIGTVAGLGQKRTTAITVEVGIQNGTLAITIASTIINNATMAIPAAIYSLLMFLTGGGFAWLMNYYGYGTSQNHL; the protein is encoded by the coding sequence ATGGAGTCTAACCTTTTAACAGACGTATTTCTGCCCCTAGCCCTATTTATTATTATGTTAGGGATGGGGCTAACACTAACTCGCCAAGATTTTGCTAGGGTTTTACTAGCGCCAAAAGCCACATTGATTGGACTTGCTGCCCAGTTGGTAATGCTACCCATTATAGGGTTTTTGATTGCTTGGGGATTTCCCGTATCACCAGAAATTGCAGTGGGCGTAGTTCTTTTAACGGCTTGCCCAGGAGGGCCTACTTCTAATTTAATAACTTTTCTTGCTAAAGGCGATGTGGCACTTTCGATTACCTTAACTGCTATTACTAGCATTGCCACAGTATTTACAATTCCTTTAATCGTTAATTTAGGAATGCAAGCCTTTTTAAGTGAAGATACTTCCTTTCAACTTCCTTTTTTAAGTACCGTAGGACAAATTATTGTCATTACCATTATCCCAGTCTCTATTGGGATGATGATTCAACATTATGCCCCGCAATTTGCTAATCGGTGCGATAAACCCCTTAGATGGATTTCCACAGCATTTCTTGCTTTAATTATTACTGGCGTTGTTTTAGGGGAAAGAGAGAACTTTTTCTCCTTCCTGTTTCAAGTTGGTGGTGTAACCCTAGCGGTAAATATCATTACTATGGGATTAGGGTTTTTCATTGGAACTGTAGCTGGTTTAGGACAAAAGCGTACAACAGCTATTACTGTAGAAGTCGGCATCCAAAATGGGACTCTCGCAATTACAATTGCTTCTACAATTATCAATAATGCCACTATGGCAATTCCGGCCGCAATTTATAGCCTACTGATGTTTTTAACTGGCGGTGGATTTGCTTGGCTAATGAACTATTATGGCTATGGCACTTCTCAAAACCATCTTTAA